The DNA segment CTCGGAATTCATGTCATAGACAAAAAGAAGGGACGAAACAGGAGGAGGGGGGGAAGTGTAAAGACTACCCAGAAAAACATCAATATCCAAGTGGTTGCATAACCCGGAAAGTCGCTGATGATCACAGCCTATTGCGTCATAGTCAGCGGGTGGGGCCGCAAGTATATTGACATTTTGTTCGATAGTCCCTGTAAACGATTGCGTTGAGCGCCACAGGATAAAAAAAGTATCTGTTGGCATTATAACTGGTAGTCTGGAAATAATAATTTCCCAGTATTTTGTTATGTCTGATTCGTACGAAAATTGGAAAATAGATGCATCAATGAGTATATTCACGGGCATTCCTTCCGAGCGAAACAATTGCTTTGGATATTTCACTTTCATTGGACTGACTTCCATCATATGCATAAAAATCAAGCAGTTGCTTTCCGAACCCCATGGAGTCCAATTGTTTATATAGATCAGTGCCGGGAAAAGGGACACAGCTTGAGAGTTGGTGGTTATGGATACGACCTGAATTATCAAATCCCAGTTTTTCCACTATAGCGTTGCTAAAATCCCTGTCTTGACTTGTCTCGCCCGGCAAATTGCACATGGTAGTGATATGGATCGGTAGATGTGGATGTTTTACCTTTAAATATTCCAGCATGTTGATTGCCTTATCAACATCCAGCATTTTCTTGATTCGCTTTTGGATATGTGCACAAAATGTCTCCACTCCGAATCGCATGCCCGCACAACCACTATCGACCATTTTATCGAACAGCCATTTCGGAGAGGTATCAAGCCTACCCATCATCGTCCAGGGAAGGCCAATAACTTGAAGTTCATCGCAAAGTGACGAAATTCGTTCTGTGCCAATGTTGAAAGTGTCATCATCAAAAAAAATGCTTTTACTGTTGAATCGTTCTAGGCAAAATTTTATTTCAGCGGCGACGCTTAATGGATTTCGAGGGCGAAAAGTTTTAGCGTACATTACACTTGGCCACATGCAGTAGGTGCATTGATAAGGGCATCCCCTGCTGGCATAAACCTGAAGTTGCGGGCGTGGAATAGGTATTGGGGAGGGGTCCCAGTAGTTGTTGATTACTTCTGGGTCGCGATAAGGATATGGGGCTGTA comes from the Alphaproteobacteria bacterium genome and includes:
- a CDS encoding radical SAM protein — protein: MMDVLFVNAPNVRWTHGHIRFGCRSGSRWPWTSVDNPTDYAPFPFFMAHATSYLKSKGVNAGLYDAVVRREFDYGPAIEYIIGRKPTIVVIETSTPTIDIDLIMARRCALFSEVALSGPHATIFAEELSKLSYISYVLKGEYELSSYDMWSSRRKGVYECCPVEDIDTAPYPYRDPEVINNYWDPSPIPIPRPQLQVYASRGCPYQCTYCMWPSVMYAKTFRPRNPLSVAAEIKFCLERFNSKSIFFDDDTFNIGTERISSLCDELQVIGLPWTMMGRLDTSPKWLFDKMVDSGCAGMRFGVETFCAHIQKRIKKMLDVDKAINMLEYLKVKHPHLPIHITTMCNLPGETSQDRDFSNAIVEKLGFDNSGRIHNHQLSSCVPFPGTDLYKQLDSMGFGKQLLDFYAYDGSQSNESEISKAIVSLGRNAREYTH